In Sphingobium amiense, a genomic segment contains:
- a CDS encoding Fe-S oxidoreductase — translation MKTLFLAGAALMSFSTLAVAQDAAAPAAQPPAGDMAPPAADPAAPPAPPADPAAGTTAADPNAGQPTGAVPADIGMTPAPAGMPRDPAASTGSPANPVTVGGNMTPPPAGDKEYPVCSRTVQDSCINPGEARKMHKRR, via the coding sequence ATGAAGACGCTTTTCCTGGCTGGCGCTGCATTGATGAGCTTTTCCACTCTGGCGGTGGCGCAGGATGCCGCCGCTCCGGCTGCGCAGCCGCCTGCCGGAGACATGGCTCCGCCCGCTGCCGACCCAGCCGCGCCGCCCGCGCCGCCAGCCGATCCCGCCGCCGGCACCACGGCAGCCGATCCCAATGCGGGGCAGCCCACCGGGGCAGTTCCGGCCGACATAGGTATGACGCCCGCTCCGGCAGGAATGCCGCGCGATCCCGCGGCATCCACCGGCTCTCCTGCCAATCCGGTGACGGTCGGCGGCAACATGACCCCGCCGCCCGCCGGGGATAAGGAATATCCGGTCTGTTCGAGGACCGTGCAGGATAGCTGCATCAATCCGGGCGAGGCCCGCAAGATGCACAAGCGGCGCTGA
- the rsmD gene encoding 16S rRNA (guanine(966)-N(2))-methyltransferase RsmD — MRIIAGHWRGRTLVAPKGDATRPTADRTRETLFSMLLSRIGSFEGLSVGDFFAGSGALGFEALSRGAASCLFVEQDRAALDAIKRNGETLGIRPDVRAASVLSLGSASKPLDVLFMDAPYSTGAGQVALDKLARQGWTGPASWISIETDRREDVAVKGFAVDTVRDVGKARLTLLRAES; from the coding sequence GTGAGGATCATCGCAGGCCACTGGCGCGGGCGCACGCTGGTCGCGCCGAAGGGTGACGCCACCCGTCCCACCGCAGACCGGACGCGCGAAACGCTGTTCTCGATGCTCCTGAGCCGCATCGGATCGTTCGAGGGCTTGAGTGTCGGCGATTTCTTCGCCGGATCGGGCGCGCTGGGGTTCGAGGCGCTTTCACGCGGCGCTGCGTCCTGCCTCTTCGTCGAGCAGGATCGGGCCGCGCTCGACGCAATCAAACGCAATGGCGAAACGCTTGGCATTCGGCCGGATGTGCGGGCGGCCAGCGTCCTTTCGCTGGGAAGCGCGTCGAAACCCCTCGACGTCCTTTTCATGGATGCGCCTTACAGCACAGGCGCGGGCCAGGTCGCGCTCGACAAGCTGGCACGGCAGGGATGGACCGGACCCGCAAGCTGGATCAGTATCGAGACGGATCGGCGCGAGGATGTGGCCGTAAAGGGTTTTGCGGTGGACACGGTGCGCGATGTCGGAAAGGCCCGATTGACCCTGCTCCGGGCGGAAAGCTGA
- a CDS encoding pseudouridine synthase produces the protein MEPPKKSGPPRRGKPGGPTRPGGAGKRPPRGQRPPAKPSASSNPHPARAAASGGKDEPQRIAKLLARAGVASRREIERMIAEGRIARDGVAIDTPATLLTSLHGVTVDGVAVAAPAPARLFLFHKPTGCLTTERDPAGRPTIYDRLPMGLPRLMPIGRLDMNTEGLLLLTTDGGFKRQMELPATGVPRTYRARAFGEVSQQQLEDLFDGLEVDGIRYDRIEANLERRTGRNQWIEMTLTEGKNREVRRVLEHLGLKVNRLIRTAYGPFTLGEMPVGVVDEVRQHDLIQFRNSLKAAKA, from the coding sequence GTGGAACCGCCGAAAAAATCCGGACCGCCCCGCCGGGGCAAGCCAGGCGGCCCGACCCGCCCCGGTGGCGCCGGCAAGAGGCCGCCGCGCGGCCAGCGCCCACCGGCGAAGCCTTCCGCATCTTCCAATCCCCACCCTGCCCGCGCTGCCGCCTCCGGGGGCAAGGACGAGCCGCAGCGCATCGCCAAGCTGCTCGCGCGCGCGGGCGTGGCGTCGCGTCGCGAGATCGAGCGCATGATTGCGGAAGGACGGATCGCGCGTGATGGCGTGGCGATTGATACCCCCGCTACATTGCTGACCTCCCTGCATGGCGTCACGGTCGATGGCGTCGCGGTCGCGGCCCCTGCCCCGGCGCGGCTCTTCCTCTTCCACAAGCCGACCGGATGCCTCACCACGGAGCGCGATCCTGCGGGGCGGCCCACCATCTATGATCGCCTGCCGATGGGACTGCCCCGGCTGATGCCGATCGGCCGGCTCGACATGAACACCGAAGGTCTGTTGCTGCTCACCACCGATGGCGGGTTCAAACGGCAGATGGAACTGCCAGCAACCGGCGTGCCCCGCACATATCGTGCGCGCGCCTTCGGCGAAGTCAGCCAGCAGCAACTGGAGGATCTGTTCGACGGGCTGGAAGTGGACGGCATCCGCTACGACCGCATCGAAGCCAATCTGGAGCGGCGCACCGGGCGCAACCAGTGGATCGAAATGACGCTCACCGAAGGCAAGAACCGCGAGGTTCGCCGGGTACTGGAGCATCTGGGCCTGAAAGTGAACCGCCTGATCCGCACCGCCTATGGCCCCTTCACGCTGGGCGAGATGCCGGTCGGTGTCGTCGATGAAGTGCGCCAGCATGACCTCATCCAGTTCCGCAATTCGCTGAAAGCCGCCAAGGCGTGA
- a CDS encoding response regulator gives MFLGLRRQEDGRPPRPNILTVLVVEDEPLVAFENEHALEQAGYRIAATVNDYDHAVRVIDEGGVDLVIADIGLHGDRSGLDVARHAAAQALPVLFVTGRRPIDAQSIAVGCLAKPYASRDLVAAIRVIDAVLRGGRRPKLPPGLMLFDAEG, from the coding sequence ATGTTTTTAGGATTGCGCAGGCAGGAAGACGGCAGGCCACCGCGTCCGAATATCCTGACCGTCCTCGTGGTAGAGGATGAGCCGCTGGTCGCGTTCGAAAATGAACATGCGCTGGAGCAGGCGGGATACCGTATCGCAGCGACCGTCAACGATTACGACCATGCCGTCCGTGTCATCGACGAGGGCGGCGTCGATCTCGTCATCGCGGACATCGGCCTCCATGGGGATCGCAGCGGTCTGGATGTGGCGCGGCATGCGGCAGCGCAGGCGCTTCCCGTGCTGTTCGTCACGGGGCGTCGCCCCATCGACGCGCAGTCCATCGCGGTCGGCTGCCTCGCCAAGCCCTATGCGTCGCGCGATCTGGTGGCCGCGATCAGGGTGATCGACGCGGTGCTGCGTGGCGGGCGGCGGCCGAAGCTGCCGCCCGGCCTGATGCTGTTCGACGCAGAAGGCTGA
- a CDS encoding AmpG family muropeptide MFS transporter translates to MTDAIEGRRNWRDAVRPYAEKGPLAALALGISSGFPFAMIGGNLASRLAQDGIDKKSVTAFSLVLLAYNFKFLWAWVIEGVKIPVLHRLGQRVSWMLAAGVFVMASVIYLGFAEPTPDVMATVRAAILVGIAGATFDIIIDGYRIEILKPEQLGVGAGMSQYGWRIGAAAAGGLGLVLADQWNWTVAYIACSLFALPAMIAALIVGEPQRHRPPETRRSGGELLQAVIGPFVDFFRRRGALLVLTFIIVHKIGDTLANLTFRLLFNDLGYTNTEIAIYDVGVGFWALLAGIFVGGVLYARLGLKKSVLISLILMAVSNFSFAALAAAGKSNLGMAGAIGFENFASGVGGVAVVAYFSALCDLRFTAAQYALISAAASIVGRFLTGTTAGAMIERFGYVDFYLLTTVLAVPGILLFWLMMRAGLIDASVGTAATEEGSQPA, encoded by the coding sequence ATGACAGACGCTATTGAGGGACGCCGTAACTGGCGGGACGCGGTTCGGCCCTATGCCGAAAAAGGGCCGCTCGCCGCGCTCGCCCTTGGCATTTCATCCGGTTTCCCCTTCGCGATGATCGGCGGCAACCTCGCATCGAGGCTGGCTCAGGACGGCATTGACAAGAAAAGCGTCACAGCGTTCAGCCTCGTCCTGCTGGCCTATAATTTCAAATTCCTCTGGGCGTGGGTCATCGAAGGGGTGAAGATCCCGGTGCTGCATCGTCTGGGCCAGCGCGTGTCGTGGATGCTGGCGGCCGGCGTTTTCGTCATGGCGAGCGTCATCTATCTCGGCTTTGCGGAGCCGACGCCCGATGTCATGGCGACCGTTCGCGCCGCGATCCTCGTCGGCATTGCCGGCGCGACGTTCGACATCATCATCGACGGCTATCGCATCGAAATACTGAAGCCCGAGCAATTGGGCGTCGGCGCGGGCATGTCGCAATATGGCTGGCGCATCGGCGCGGCTGCTGCGGGCGGCCTGGGGCTGGTGCTGGCGGACCAGTGGAACTGGACCGTCGCCTACATCGCCTGTTCGCTGTTCGCCTTGCCTGCCATGATCGCCGCGCTGATCGTGGGCGAGCCGCAGCGGCATCGTCCGCCCGAAACGCGGCGCAGCGGCGGCGAACTGTTGCAGGCGGTCATAGGACCGTTCGTCGACTTTTTCCGCAGGCGTGGGGCGCTTCTGGTGCTGACCTTCATCATCGTCCACAAGATCGGCGACACGCTCGCCAACCTCACCTTCCGGCTGCTGTTCAACGATCTGGGCTACACCAATACCGAAATCGCCATTTACGATGTCGGTGTCGGCTTCTGGGCGCTGCTGGCGGGGATATTCGTGGGGGGCGTGCTCTATGCCCGACTGGGCCTGAAGAAGTCGGTGCTCATCAGCCTGATCCTGATGGCAGTGTCCAATTTCAGCTTTGCCGCGCTGGCGGCGGCAGGGAAGAGCAACCTCGGCATGGCGGGCGCGATCGGGTTCGAAAATTTCGCAAGCGGCGTCGGCGGCGTCGCGGTCGTCGCCTATTTCTCGGCGCTGTGCGACCTGCGCTTCACTGCTGCGCAATATGCGCTGATTTCGGCGGCGGCGAGCATCGTCGGCCGGTTCCTGACCGGAACGACGGCGGGCGCGATGATTGAGCGGTTCGGCTATGTCGACTTTTACCTGCTGACGACCGTGCTGGCGGTGCCGGGCATCCTGCTCTTCTGGCTGATGATGCGCGCTGGCCTGATCGACGCCAGTGTCGGCACGGCAGCGACGGAGGAGGGCAGTCAGCCCGCGTAA
- a CDS encoding DUF6628 family protein: MAHPDPLDLSRPMPAGYGNRLFLFAMRRMASGGVNDAHAANAMLGAFGRSYRRPLVLMRAMMLELARASSRRILVAPCCCARMTADEALMMRATGEALDCPALAYERVSELLGNDRALGALTCLQAVAQAHADLGRPLDLYAG; the protein is encoded by the coding sequence ATGGCGCACCCTGATCCTCTCGACCTGTCCCGGCCGATGCCGGCCGGATATGGCAACCGGCTGTTCCTGTTCGCGATGCGGCGGATGGCGAGCGGGGGAGTCAACGATGCCCACGCAGCCAACGCGATGCTGGGCGCATTCGGGCGAAGCTATCGCCGTCCGCTCGTGCTCATGCGGGCGATGATGCTGGAACTGGCGCGTGCGTCGAGCCGCCGGATTCTCGTCGCGCCCTGCTGCTGCGCGCGGATGACCGCCGACGAGGCGCTGATGATGCGGGCGACGGGCGAAGCGCTGGACTGTCCCGCCCTCGCCTACGAGCGGGTGAGTGAATTGCTGGGCAACGACCGTGCGCTGGGCGCGCTCACCTGCTTACAGGCGGTGGCGCAGGCACATGCCGACCTCGGGCGTCCGCTCGATCTTTACGCGGGCTGA